A portion of the Pararge aegeria chromosome 10, ilParAegt1.1, whole genome shotgun sequence genome contains these proteins:
- the LOC120626930 gene encoding organic cation/carnitine transporter 7-like codes for MSVAGKYLHKNVEFLDRSGDSSEYAGWSFNGHKNTDKVYTFEEALDLAGRGWYTYGLVAFLILALHGITLDMFGISVVLTGACDMNLTHNQKTILLSTPFAGSIVTAWPWGFAADTQGRRRALAFSLWGSFILSTLSTFSPNWIVLAVLKFGSCGFSSGTQSLGFTLLGESCSQKLRASLIIIVSTSLIITFGSYIVIGYLILNLDVSFDLEFITFSNWRLLNLVFTLPLGLSATLLGFIYESPKYLVNAGNVKKALDTLKNITRRNGGDVSKYPVKRIVLEETKTLRMENVPLWKSLKDQTVPLFKPPLLYKTIQLFYITAVIYSTNNGFFIWLPFVMDTFYSGYNENATAAAGVCDMIVNSNKLDAGMETCVGTVSELVLWMAVAQSSVYTIINIGVFSLSRWKKSVFISLMLFCFACGVVIPAVTDRIASMILLEGFMISCVCISIIFSYYVDMFPTSYRGMAACLGVMVARGSALVGSNLVGSYLDSHCTTSFYAWSFYVLSGVVVSWFLPPDNVKRESQ; via the exons atgtcgGTGGCGGGGAAATATTTGCACAAAAATGTTGAGTTCTTGGATAGGAGTGGAGACAGCTCGGAGTATGCTGGTTGGAGTTTTAATGGTCACAAGAATACGGATAAGGTTTATACATTTGAAGAAGCTCTAGATTTGGCAG GACGCGGATGGTACACTTATGGCCTTGTAGCCTTTCTTATTTTGGCACTCCACGGGATAACCCTGGACATGTTTGGTATATCCGTGGTGCTGACCGGGGCATGTGATATGAATCTCACCCACAATCAGAAGACAATTCTTCTCTCGACGCCTTTTGCAG GTTCCATAGTCACGGCTTGGCCATGGGGATTTGCTGCGGATACTCAAGGTCGTCGAAGAGCATTAGCTTTCTCACTATGgggaagttttattttatctacgCTAAGCACCTTCTCACCGAATTGGATAGTTCTGGCTGTATTGAAATTTGGAAGCTGTGGTTT ttcaagCGGTACTCAGTCATTGGGTTTTACATTGTTGGGAGAGTCATGCAGTCAGAAATTGAGagcttctttaataataatagtgtcTACTTCTCTTATAATTACATTTGGATCATATATAG TAATTGGATATTTAATACTGAATCTGGACGTATCATTTGATCTTGAATTCATAACATTTAGCAATTGGCGGTTGCTTAATCTAGTGTTCACTTTGCCACTCGGTTTGTCCGCAACGTTGCTGGGTTTCATTTACGAAAGCCCAAAGTACTTGGTGAATGCTGGAAACGTGAAAAAGGCTTTGGATACTCTTAAGAATATTACGAGGAGAAACGGCGGGGATGTATCGAAGTATCCG GTGAAGAGGATAGTTCTAGAAGAGACCAAGACGTTACGGATGGAGAATGTTCCACTTTGGAAGTCGTTGAAAGATCAAACTGTACCACTATTCAAGCCTCCGCTTCTATACAAAACGATCCAGTTGTTTTACATAACTGCAGTCATCTATTCAAC GAATAACGGTTTCTTTATTTGGTTGCCATTTGTAATGGACACATTCTACTCGGGATATAATGAGAATGCAACTGCTGCCGCTGGAGTTTGTGATATGATTGTTAACTCCAACAAACTAGATGCAGGCATGGAG acctGCGTCGGTACAGTCAGTGAGTTGGTACTCTGGATGGCTGTAGCTCAATCTTCGGtgtatactataataaatattggagtGTTCTCCTTATCACGGTGGAAGAAGTCAGTGTTTATCAGCCTCATGCTGTTCTGCTTCGCATGCGGCGTGGTGATCCCGGCGGTGACTGACAGGATTGCCAGTATGATCCTACTGGAGGGGTTCATGATTAGTTGTGTCTGTATATCGATCATTTTCTCCTACTACGTGGACATGTTCCCTACGTCATACCG TGGCATGGCCGCGTGTCTCGGAGTGATGGTCGCCAGAGGCAGTGCACTGGTCGGCAGCAACCTGGTCGGCAGCTACCTCGACTCCCATTGCACCACCTCCTTCTACGCCTGGTCTTTTTACGTGCTGA GCGGTGTCGTCGTGAGCTGGTTTCTTCCACCGGACAACGTGAAAAGAGAAAGTCAATAA